GGAGCCAATAAGATCATTGTATTGCCAATAAAGAACTACTAGTGTACTTACATTGCAAGCAATGCGAGGTTAGCAGCAGCCTATCTGTGTATATATCAAGTTAGCGCTGTAATGTATATAACCAAAACTCCCCGTTAGCAGTACTCCATAGTGACCAAGCCAGTCTACACGTATCAAGGATACTCATTGGTGTCTTCCATCTATATACACAATTTTTCTTATCTAAGTAGCGTATCTTTTGGTTCCGAGGATATCTGGTAAGCTATTGCGGCTACTATATACAAATATCACAATGTCATGGAACGATAAACCGCATATATTCACAGAAGCTAACTCAAACCACAGAAAGCACGCGAAACCTTTTGATGCAGACAAAAAAAGCATAGCTCGAGTGGGTAACCATAGGAAAGTCTATCAGATCATACGCCATTATCGAGGGAGATAAGTGAGATGGCAAAAGAAGGACAAGATTCGGACAAAAGGAAACCGAAAATGTAATGcagaacagaaaagaagatgtAATGACGGGggaaaaaaattataagaCAAAACTGAATATGTGCAGGTCAACAGAATGGTAGATAAGCAGCTGCTTCGCAACCATAACAAATGAAAGGTTAAATGAATGAAAGGTAAGAAGCGGGCATTCGAAAAGTGAAGTACACTAATATGACCGACATCTATAGGTGTATTACCATCAGTAGGGAGGGCGCCCAAGTCCTCCACTCACGCCTCGTCGCCCTGTATTGCTTCGGGCCTTCCGTCTGCTGCCCCTTGTCTCCGCGTCCGCTGGCGACAGGAACCCGTCCAGTAGCTTTTGCACGTCAAGGCGAGCACTATCAATTTTCTCTGCATTCGGCTCAACACCGTCAGTGGCAGCCGCTGCCAGACCCGTGCTCGAACGACTTTTATCCCTACTGAGAGATCGACCAGGCGACGTACTAGGTGTCCCTGCCTTTCCGTTCGTGACAGAAGGTCGGCGAGGTCCGGGAGCAGTTGAAGGACGACTAGCCGAAACGGATCGCTGCCGACCATCCGTAAGACCTCCTTGAATAGATATAGACGGAGGGATAGGCGGTACAGGCGGAATATCATTAGTATCTGCCATGAAAGAGAGAGCCGAGGCCTTGGGGGTTTCTTCCCCATCGAGGGAGATCCGTCCACCTCTGGTAGACTGGGGCTTGACCGAGGCACCATCGTCAAATTCGGACAGCGAATAGCCACTGACCATACTGTCACTACTGGAAGAGATAACACTTCGATTCGAGCCGTCAAGTCGACCCCTGAGCGGGCTCATTCGCCGGGCCTTGCCTTCTTCATTGACAGAGAGGACCCGTCTCAATTCATTCACGTGGACCGGAGATTCTCTACTAGTGCTGATGAGTTGTGAGCCTGATGAGTTGGGCACGCTCGTTCTTTGGGCATTCTGCAGACCAGCTGCAGATGCGTAAGCACTTTGTGGCACGGATGCGTTTGAACTTGCTGACGGAGAACTAGTACCGTTCTGATGGACATGATTGCGCATGACTAAGGTTCCGGTCCGCGATCTGCTCAGGGATTTGGCCTCGGCTCTTTCATTTTCAGCAGCTGCCAAGCAGGCTTCTCTTGACCATGGAGAAAGCATCTGCTCCCTGACCGCAGGAGGAAAAACGTTAGCCTTCGGTGTAGCTGCGGACGCCGACACGTGCGGCAGTACAGGAGCTGTGATGCTTCGCGGGGGAGATCCGACAGACCCCGGTGAGCTCGGAGGGCTGTGAGTAAGTAAAGTAATGAAAGAACCATAGGATGCTTCGATTCGTTGGATGAGTTCTTCACCGCCGTCAAACGGAATCAGGAGGCTTACGTCCTGAGCACCGCGGCCACTGGCCTGGACATTGCTGTTGTGGATAATCTTGTCGAGATTGACGGGTGGCAAGCGGATAGTCTCAAGCCAAACGCCGAGCTGTTGTCTTTTCTGAACTTCACTCTGGATTCCGTTGCCAATTCTAGAGGTGTCCAAGTCGAACTTTTCAGATAATGCCCACAGGTAGCCATAGACCAAACTTCCAATATTCACCAGCGCAGGGAAAGACTGGCCATCACCGGTAGTCATATTGTCCTGAAGTTTCAGCACCATAGGGAGTCCGAATCTCACAGCGTTCACTCCAAGATGCTTCACCAGGCTGACTAGGAGTAGATGAAGCAGCGTAATCTCGGAAACAGACGTCGGATGATCAGTCGCAAGGTCAAAGATAGTTAGATGGAGTAAGCGAAGGAAATTGGACTGCGCAATCAGAATCACCTTTTCCCTCTGGTTTCCGCTCATGCTGGCAGTGCGCTTTCCAGGCCTTTCCGTGGGGTCTGACAAGTCATTCTTGGCCGGTTGACTGGCCGGCCTGCCGGTTCTCTCCTTAACCTTAAGATCATCGGTAGATGTTTCCAGGTTCAGCCAAGTCAAAAAGGCATCGACATATGCATAACGAACATCCCTGTCAGGTTCACTCAAAAGCCACTGCGTACCTTCCCATACATATAGGCCCACCTGATGTCTGGATTCTGTGGTTACTGTGAATCCTGGCCGCTTCGTGTTAGCAACGAGGAGAATGTTCTTGATGGCCCTGAGAGCTGTGATCTTTGCGTTAGGCAGGGAGAATGCTATTAGGCCATCCTCCCCAGAAGATATCATAGCACTGGCGCCTCCCAGAACATCAGACTGTGTTGGAGACGAGGTTATTGCCTGCTCGTTGCCTCTTGAAGGTCTGAAGCGAGTCAAGATCGTCCTGACCATGTCAACAACCTGCTCGCCATAGTAAATGTGCGTTGTGAGATTGCCAATACAATCCTGCAGGAGTGAGAGCACCTCTGTCCTTTTCACTGAAAGCTCTAAGGCGTTCGAATGCCCGTTTTGCTTCTCGTCTGGTGTCGATTTTCCAGCCCTCGAGGGTGATATCAAGAACGACATATGACGTAATAGGCCCAGTAAGACATCAATAACGCTAAGTCCAATCATATTCACAGGGGATTTTAACAGCCGATCAATCAGATAGGTGATAGCGAACGATTCGTCCAGAGACTCTTCTGTGGGTGGAATGTCGTGCAGAATATCCATAGCGGCCACCAAAATAATGAAGCGAACTTGAACAGGACACCATTTGGCGATCAATTCAATCAACGACGTGGCCCAGCTGTCCTTGTGGTTATGACCTAGGCCGTTACCAGTTACCCGAC
The sequence above is a segment of the Aspergillus flavus chromosome 4, complete sequence genome. Coding sequences within it:
- a CDS encoding protein efr3 — protein: MEGVRQKCRPKHQVLVLKCYPQYQKGVQVVKPNSSELSYLLYYVSTRRSKLTKVGAFLEKRAARDVWRRKIGNVQVTLQILSALIEKVPRDLPIYARSVMTVLETVVRSQDISMVEDSIETFETFCRHQDMAALSAEQDFATQYREVVRSYAGFAEGDPSTQSKLAAGPPLTVRWKTAGLRAIKGVVSSEAGLAADGGDSIRVILPVILENLYSPEDNLVGSLELKLLEADKNESETAHRRRVSTATVETVDAVEGDASLAAQNTADMDRKAEMDMRLLALRCLEQIVVNGSSRGQIRVTTQVVLDFILRKSRVTGNGLGHNHKDSWATSLIELIAKWCPVQVRFIILVAAMDILHDIPPTEESLDESFAITYLIDRLLKSPVNMIGLSVIDVLLGLLRHMSFLISPSRAGKSTPDEKQNGHSNALELSVKRTEVLSLLQDCIGNLTTHIYYGEQVVDMVRTILTRFRPSRGNEQAITSSPTQSDVLGGASAMISSGEDGLIAFSLPNAKITALRAIKNILLVANTKRPGFTVTTESRHQVGLYVWEGTQWLLSEPDRDVRYAYVDAFLTWLNLETSTDDLKVKERTGRPASQPAKNDLSDPTERPGKRTASMSGNQREKVILIAQSNFLRLLHLTIFDLATDHPTSVSEITLLHLLLVSLVKHLGVNAVRFGLPMVLKLQDNMTTGDGQSFPALVNIGSLVYGYLWALSEKFDLDTSRIGNGIQSEVQKRQQLGVWLETIRLPPVNLDKIIHNSNVQASGRGAQDVSLLIPFDGGEELIQRIEASYGSFITLLTHSPPSSPGSVGSPPRSITAPVLPHVSASAATPKANVFPPAVREQMLSPWSREACLAAAENERAEAKSLSRSRTGTLVMRNHVHQNGTSSPSASSNASVPQSAYASAAGLQNAQRTSVPNSSGSQLISTSRESPVHVNELRRVLSVNEEGKARRMSPLRGRLDGSNRSVISSSSDSMVSGYSLSEFDDGASVKPQSTRGGRISLDGEETPKASALSFMADTNDIPPVPPIPPSISIQGGLTDGRQRSVSASRPSTAPGPRRPSVTNGKAGTPSTSPGRSLSRDKSRSSTGLAAAATDGVEPNAEKIDSARLDVQKLLDGFLSPADAETRGSRRKARSNTGRRGVSGGLGRPPY